Genomic segment of Candidatus Neomarinimicrobiota bacterium:
CATTCATATCAAATCTATATTTCATAATCTAGCTTTGCCATATACATGCCGAAGTGAGTGAGAAATATTAATAGCAAATAGTATTAGTAGTGTTTATTGATAGAAGTTAATAATAGCAGGTAAAACTTGCGAAAGTCATATGAGTCCCTGTTTGCAATGAATTCAAGCAAGTGGGGTTGTTCTGAAGCAACTGTAGGATGCGCAAAAACCCAACAAATTTCTTGAATTATTCTTTGAGAAATACCTGAACCTGGCAAGCTATTTATGGACCTGTAAGGGTGAGATTCTTAATCTGAAGTACTGACTTCTCACTTCTGGAAACACGAATTAACTCTTTTGAGAATGAGGCTTTAATTCATTGTGAATGAAACAATTGAATAGCCTATGGGCAGAACCAAACTAATTTCACCGCGTGAAAAATAAGTCTTACATAATACCTGTATTATATCTGGTTTTAATCCTGATTTGGGGGAGTACCTGGATTGCCATTAAAGTGAGTGTTGGGGATACACCATTTCTTATGGCTTCAATCCGTTTTTTTATTGCAGGGATTGTCCTTGTCTTCTATCAAAAATTGCACAAAAAAGCCGTCCTCCCTCAACGGGAACATCTTTACCTCATCCTGTCTTTGGGTTTGGGGAATTTCTTTATTGGTTATGGACTCACCTATTGGGGAATGCAATACGTAAACAGCAATATTACATCCATACTCTGGGCGACCCTACCGGTCATGATTGCTCTATTCGCCCATGGAATGCTAAAAAATGAAAAAATTACTGCCTCAAGCATATTCAGTCTGGTAGGATCAATAATTGGCACCCTCTTCATCTTTGATCTAAGGGGAGCATCTTTCGATCCACAGGTAGCTACAGGGATGCTCATTATCCTGGTGTCAATCTTTGCCGCAGCCTATCCCAATGTGCTTTATAAACGAGATGGAGCGAATCTGGATCCGGTTGCAGCCAATGCTTCAGCCATGCTGATCGGAGCAACATTATTGTTAATCACCGGATTAGTGACCGAATCCTGGAGCAATGTGGAGTTTAATACGCTAACAATTGCAGCCACTGCTTACCTCGCGATTTTTGGTTCAGCCATCGGGTTCACCATGTATTTTTGGTTGGTTAATCGTGTTACCATTGTGAAAATGAGTTATACGACATTTCTCATTCCTATTTTAGCCAGTATCTGGGGTTGGGTATTATTAGGTGAAGCATTAAGCAGCTCAGCCTTGTTGGGTGCCGTGATCATTATTTTATCTGTTTCCTTGCCAGAATTATTACGCTCTAGGTTTTTCATTTCCAATGGAGAGTGACACTCAGCTACCCGTTGTATTTGGGATAGAGGTCAACTATATTCAAAGCCTGAACATAATTAGCAAAGGTCTTTAAAAAACAATATCTTATGGCAAAAATAATAGCCATCGTGAATCAAAAGGGGGGTGTGGGGAAAACAACCACTTCAGTCAATCTGGCTGCAGGTTTGGCCGTGACTGAGAAAAAGACCCTACTTATTGATTTTGATCCCCAGGCAAATTCTACAGCTGGGCTTGGACACCCCGTTCGGGTGGACGGGAAAAGTATTTATCAAGTCTTGCTTGGTCAGGCAACTATTCCTGACATCATGCACAAGTGTGAATTGCCATTTCTGGACCTGGTGCCTTCCAGTCCTTCGCTGGTGGGAGCAGAAGTGGAATTGGTTTCGGCCATTGCCAGAGAGCGTATTTTGAAAGAGGCGGTAGCTGAAATTGAAGAGAATTATGATTTTATCATTATTGATTGTCCGCCTTCACTTGGTCTTCTCACCTTAAATGCACTCACAGCCGCTCACTCAATTCTGATACCAATTCAATGTGAGTACTATGCCCTGGAAGGTCTGGGTCAATTGTTGAATACTGTCCGCCGGGTTCAGAAAACCATCAACAAGGCACTCGTTATTGAAGGTGTTTTGATGACCATGTATGATAGTCGGCTGAATTTGAGCAA
This window contains:
- a CDS encoding DMT family transporter, which produces MKNKSYIIPVLYLVLILIWGSTWIAIKVSVGDTPFLMASIRFFIAGIVLVFYQKLHKKAVLPQREHLYLILSLGLGNFFIGYGLTYWGMQYVNSNITSILWATLPVMIALFAHGMLKNEKITASSIFSLVGSIIGTLFIFDLRGASFDPQVATGMLIILVSIFAAAYPNVLYKRDGANLDPVAANASAMLIGATLLLITGLVTESWSNVEFNTLTIAATAYLAIFGSAIGFTMYFWLVNRVTIVKMSYTTFLIPILASIWGWVLLGEALSSSALLGAVIIILSVSLPELLRSRFFISNGE
- a CDS encoding ParA family protein; translation: MAKIIAIVNQKGGVGKTTTSVNLAAGLAVTEKKTLLIDFDPQANSTAGLGHPVRVDGKSIYQVLLGQATIPDIMHKCELPFLDLVPSSPSLVGAEVELVSAIARERILKEAVAEIEENYDFIIIDCPPSLGLLTLNALTAAHSILIPIQCEYYALEGLGQLLNTVRRVQKTINKALVIEGVLMTMYDSRLNLSKQVVEEVKTYFKDRVYKTYINRNVRLSESPSYGKPIMLYDANSVGAANYMNLVEEVLENA